A DNA window from Chitinibacter fontanus contains the following coding sequences:
- a CDS encoding S49 family peptidase: MSDSFERDALKEILTASVKEQRSARRWGIFFKLLTFSYLFLILALIMGWIGAKESESASKGPHTAVVDLKGEISAGGDASSEMVLSGLKAAFEDSNTKAVILRANSPGGSPVQSGMMYDEIQRLKKKHPQTPFYVVVEDVCASGCYYAAVSADKIYADKASIVGSIGVLMDGFGFTGAMDKLGVERRLITAGANKGFLDPFSPQSEEQKQKAVAMLAEVHQQFINVVKQGRGKRLATNNPDLFSGLVWSGESGLKLGLVDALGSVDSVARDVVKVENIVDFTPQPSYADRLARQLGVAAATTLGAKMNWQLK; encoded by the coding sequence ATGAGTGATTCATTTGAGCGCGATGCGCTAAAAGAAATCTTAACCGCTTCGGTAAAAGAGCAGCGCAGCGCCCGCCGCTGGGGGATTTTTTTCAAGCTGCTAACTTTCAGTTATTTATTTCTGATCTTAGCGCTGATCATGGGCTGGATTGGTGCTAAAGAGAGCGAAAGCGCTTCCAAAGGCCCACACACAGCGGTGGTTGATTTGAAGGGTGAAATTTCTGCGGGCGGTGATGCCAGTAGTGAAATGGTGTTGTCTGGATTAAAAGCAGCTTTTGAAGATAGCAATACCAAAGCGGTTATTTTGCGTGCCAATAGTCCCGGTGGTAGCCCTGTTCAATCGGGGATGATGTATGACGAAATTCAGCGTCTCAAGAAAAAACACCCGCAAACGCCATTTTATGTGGTGGTAGAAGATGTATGCGCGTCGGGTTGTTATTACGCGGCAGTCTCTGCAGATAAGATTTACGCTGATAAAGCGTCGATCGTGGGGTCTATCGGCGTGCTGATGGATGGCTTTGGCTTTACCGGTGCGATGGATAAGCTGGGCGTTGAGCGTCGCTTGATTACTGCCGGTGCCAATAAAGGCTTCCTTGATCCATTCTCACCGCAAAGTGAAGAGCAAAAGCAAAAAGCGGTTGCCATGCTGGCCGAGGTGCATCAACAGTTTATCAATGTGGTGAAACAAGGTCGTGGCAAGCGCCTTGCAACCAATAACCCAGATCTGTTTTCTGGTTTGGTCTGGTCGGGCGAAAGTGGGCTAAAACTAGGTTTGGTTGATGCCTTGGGCTCGGTCGATAGCGTGGCGCGTGATGTGGTGAAAGTAGAAAATATCGTGGATTTCACCCCGCAGCCTTCGTATGCTGATCGCTTAGCGCGGCAGCTTGGTGTGGCCGCAGCGACCACGTTAGGTGCCAAAATGAATTGGCAACTTAAATAA
- a CDS encoding Rieske (2Fe-2S) protein: MVKICSSEQLLDRGLAYRFMLGERAAIALRYDGVVYGYLNQCAHIPIELDFNPGDVFDLSRQYLICSTHGAYYDPTNGLCLGGPCVGRRLTSLPVKEENGAVWLIEENIA, translated from the coding sequence ATGGTTAAGATTTGTTCGTCAGAGCAACTGCTAGATCGGGGCTTGGCTTACCGCTTTATGCTGGGAGAGCGCGCCGCGATTGCTTTGCGTTACGATGGGGTAGTGTACGGCTATCTCAATCAGTGCGCGCATATTCCGATTGAGCTCGATTTTAATCCCGGTGATGTATTTGATCTGAGCCGACAATATTTGATTTGTTCTACGCACGGCGCATATTATGATCCCACCAATGGTTTGTGTTTGGGCGGCCCCTGTGTTGGGCGCCGCTTAACTTCGTTACCCGTGAAAGAAGAGAACGGCGCAGTCTGGCTGATTGAGGAAAACATTGCATGA
- a CDS encoding HAD-IA family hydrolase, with translation MARNLDLIVFDWDGTLMDSTGMIARSIQRAFADVGLTVPSEQEARYVIGYGLTEAMAHLAPEATELQIRQVIEAYRAHFLPNDQELKLYDGVEAGLARLRDADFRMAVATGKSRAGLDRVLKATRLGHYFEVTRTADEAFSKPHPAMLEYILEYTAVSPERTVMVGDTTHDLQMAVNAGTASLGLTYGAHHADELQTLPALAFFDQFDALVEWVLAHG, from the coding sequence ATGGCACGAAATTTGGACTTAATCGTTTTTGATTGGGACGGCACCTTAATGGATAGCACGGGGATGATCGCCCGTTCGATTCAGCGTGCTTTTGCCGATGTGGGCCTGACTGTGCCGAGTGAGCAAGAGGCGCGTTATGTGATCGGCTACGGTTTAACGGAGGCCATGGCGCATTTAGCCCCTGAAGCGACCGAACTGCAAATTCGCCAAGTGATTGAAGCATATCGAGCTCATTTTTTGCCCAATGATCAAGAGCTCAAATTGTACGATGGAGTAGAGGCCGGTTTAGCGCGCTTGCGTGATGCTGATTTCCGCATGGCCGTGGCTACAGGCAAATCGCGGGCGGGCTTAGATCGGGTCCTGAAAGCCACTCGCTTGGGGCATTACTTTGAGGTGACGCGAACTGCTGATGAGGCTTTTTCCAAGCCTCACCCTGCTATGCTGGAATACATCCTAGAGTATACGGCGGTAAGCCCTGAGCGTACTGTGATGGTGGGCGATACCACCCATGATTTACAAATGGCGGTTAATGCGGGTACGGCCAGCCTTGGTTTGACTTATGGGGCACATCACGCGGATGAGTTGCAAACCCTGCCGGCCTTGGCATTTTTTGATCAATTTGACGCCTTGGTTGAGTGGGTTTTGGCGCATGGTTAA
- a CDS encoding RluA family pseudouridine synthase — translation MSETSKASVSFVTVDEEEAGQRLDNFLLKRLKGVPKSHVYRIVRSGEVRVNKGRADVTTRVAAGDVIRLPPVRVAEQPKAPNNASAAADSMQLPIVYEDDALLVIDKPAGIAVHGGSGISFGVIELLRAQRPQAKFMELVHRLDRETSGLLLVAKKRSALVKMHEVLRESHGIDKRYLALVEGVWPHTRCHVKMKLLKYETPDGERRVKVHADGLSSHTIVNRQQAWSSASLLECELKTGRTHQIRVHLSASGHAILGDDKYGDSAVNRALPKKGLRRMFLHAWRLTLNHPLTGERMTLEAPLPTELQAYIDQLNQQEGA, via the coding sequence ATGTCCGAGACAAGCAAAGCGTCTGTGAGCTTCGTGACGGTTGATGAAGAAGAGGCCGGTCAACGGTTAGATAATTTTCTACTCAAACGTCTCAAAGGCGTGCCCAAAAGCCATGTTTATCGCATCGTTCGTTCGGGTGAAGTGCGCGTCAACAAAGGCCGTGCCGATGTAACCACGCGTGTTGCCGCTGGCGATGTGATTCGCCTGCCGCCTGTGCGCGTCGCTGAGCAGCCCAAGGCGCCCAATAATGCGTCGGCCGCCGCCGATAGCATGCAATTGCCGATTGTGTATGAAGACGATGCGCTGTTGGTGATTGATAAGCCAGCCGGGATTGCCGTGCATGGCGGTTCGGGCATTAGTTTTGGCGTGATCGAATTGCTGCGCGCGCAACGACCGCAAGCCAAATTTATGGAATTGGTTCACCGGCTTGATCGTGAAACCTCGGGTTTGCTGCTGGTCGCCAAGAAACGCAGCGCACTGGTGAAAATGCACGAAGTGCTGCGCGAAAGCCATGGTATTGATAAACGTTATCTAGCCTTAGTCGAAGGTGTGTGGCCGCATACACGCTGCCACGTCAAAATGAAACTATTGAAATACGAAACGCCCGATGGCGAGCGCCGCGTCAAAGTGCACGCCGATGGCTTAAGCTCGCACACAATTGTGAATCGACAACAAGCTTGGTCTAGTGCTTCTTTGCTGGAGTGTGAGCTGAAAACCGGTCGCACTCATCAGATTCGCGTGCATTTATCGGCCAGCGGTCATGCGATTTTGGGTGATGATAAATATGGTGATTCGGCCGTAAACCGCGCATTACCAAAAAAAGGGTTACGCCGGATGTTTCTGCATGCGTGGCGTTTAACGCTAAATCATCCGCTCACGGGCGAGCGCATGACGCTGGAGGCGCCATTACCCACTGAGTTGCAAGCGTATATTGACCAGCTGAATCAGCAAGAAGGGGCATAG
- a CDS encoding Rne/Rng family ribonuclease has protein sequence MKRMLFNATQAEELRVAIVDGQKLIDLDIETVGKEQRKSNIYKGIITRIEPSLEACFVDYGCDRHGFLPFKEIARSYLAEGDGGRGRIADSLKEGQQLIVQVEKDERGNKGAALTTYISLAGRYLVLMPNNPRGGGVSRRIEGEERNELRAAMDQLETPNGMSLIARTAAIGRNAEELQWDLGYLLQLWRAIEGAANTQTGAFLIYQESSLVIRAIRDYFQPDIGELLIDKRDIYEQAQQFMSHVMPNNVHKVKFYQDDVPLFSRFQIEHQIETAYSREVSLPSGGAIVLDRTEALWSIDVNSAKATRGGDIEETALRTNLEAADEIARQMRLRDVGGLIVIDFIDMENPKNQRDVENRVREALHHDRARVQTGKISRFGLMELSRQRLQPSLEETSHIACPRCHGTGFIRGIESSALHILRIIQEEAMKENTGALHAQVPVDVATFLLNEKRAELFAVEARLKVGVMLIPNMHLETPNYSITRVRSEDVLPFEDALPSYRMVEQPAEEGYKPGKGKEEQAKRQEAAVKGITPAQPAPASTERVAKPELKAAQPSLWKKIVAWFSSEPEEKKPVEEVKPAPRQPRGRNERRNGRFDRNENREGREGQAPRERAERSERGEKAERPERNNRSSKPRIEEDIQKREERQQRPSRGERQPREERQRQEVRAEQAQELLVATASEAAVTVEANNAAESNGETRNRRRRSRRDRRDRNDRNPAVAEITASADEVSTPAFVPNEVILEQQAQQAAAATIESAVTTSADAIAETAAIAEVTEAAIPTPATTAVAPEIATTNSNNTTAHATLADAASVQAEVAAENGSAEATQADSVEVAPTAENITAVEAATPTQAVIAEATPVVAAISEEVQIAVQAVVVDTVKAEFVVASPAEVGLTQVATRGDTPAAATPVIEPVLPQRRRRKDVQTNAADTPVADEPLQLVETRNSIAASEPIVVAPSTTRRRRKDVLANSTGEQNAASPLAQVETKQ, from the coding sequence ATGAAGCGTATGCTTTTTAATGCAACTCAAGCCGAAGAGTTGCGCGTTGCGATCGTTGATGGCCAAAAACTCATCGACCTCGATATCGAAACCGTCGGCAAAGAACAGCGCAAATCCAACATCTACAAGGGCATCATTACCCGCATTGAGCCTAGCCTTGAAGCGTGTTTTGTTGACTATGGCTGTGACCGCCATGGCTTCTTGCCATTCAAAGAAATCGCCCGCTCCTACCTCGCCGAAGGCGACGGCGGCCGTGGCCGCATCGCGGATAGCCTGAAAGAAGGCCAGCAGCTGATCGTTCAAGTGGAAAAAGACGAACGCGGCAATAAAGGCGCGGCCCTCACCACTTACATCAGCCTAGCTGGTCGTTATTTGGTCTTGATGCCCAACAACCCACGTGGCGGCGGTGTTTCGCGTCGCATCGAAGGCGAAGAGCGCAATGAATTGCGCGCCGCGATGGACCAACTGGAAACGCCTAACGGCATGAGCCTGATCGCGCGTACCGCAGCGATTGGCCGCAACGCCGAAGAATTGCAGTGGGACCTGGGGTATCTGCTGCAACTCTGGCGCGCAATTGAAGGTGCAGCCAATACCCAGACCGGCGCCTTCCTGATTTACCAAGAATCTAGCCTCGTTATCCGTGCGATTCGCGATTACTTCCAGCCGGATATCGGCGAGTTGCTGATCGACAAACGCGATATCTACGAGCAAGCACAGCAGTTTATGAGCCACGTTATGCCTAACAATGTGCATAAAGTGAAGTTCTACCAAGACGACGTGCCGCTGTTCTCACGTTTCCAGATTGAACACCAAATCGAAACCGCCTACTCACGTGAAGTGAGCTTACCATCGGGCGGCGCAATTGTTCTCGATCGTACCGAAGCGCTATGGTCAATCGACGTAAACTCGGCCAAAGCCACGCGCGGCGGCGATATCGAAGAAACCGCATTGCGTACCAATCTGGAAGCTGCGGACGAAATCGCGCGCCAGATGCGTTTACGCGACGTGGGTGGTTTGATCGTGATCGATTTTATCGACATGGAAAACCCGAAAAACCAACGCGATGTTGAAAACCGCGTTCGCGAAGCCTTGCATCACGACCGCGCTCGCGTGCAAACCGGCAAAATCAGCCGCTTTGGTTTGATGGAGTTGTCTCGCCAGCGCCTGCAACCGTCGCTCGAAGAAACCAGCCATATTGCCTGCCCACGCTGTCATGGCACCGGCTTTATCCGCGGCATCGAATCATCAGCATTGCATATCCTGCGCATCATTCAGGAAGAAGCAATGAAAGAAAACACTGGCGCATTGCACGCGCAAGTACCAGTGGATGTGGCGACCTTCTTGCTCAACGAAAAACGCGCTGAGTTGTTCGCTGTTGAAGCGCGCCTGAAAGTGGGCGTGATGTTGATTCCAAATATGCATTTGGAAACACCAAACTACAGTATTACTCGTGTTCGTTCGGAAGACGTACTGCCATTTGAAGATGCACTACCGTCTTACCGCATGGTCGAGCAGCCTGCCGAGGAAGGTTACAAACCAGGCAAAGGCAAAGAAGAACAAGCCAAACGCCAGGAAGCTGCCGTGAAAGGCATTACGCCAGCTCAACCAGCGCCGGCCAGCACTGAACGCGTCGCCAAACCCGAGCTTAAAGCAGCACAGCCTTCGCTGTGGAAGAAAATTGTTGCTTGGTTTAGCAGCGAGCCGGAAGAGAAAAAACCGGTCGAAGAAGTCAAGCCTGCACCGCGTCAGCCACGTGGTCGCAACGAGCGCCGCAATGGCCGTTTTGATCGCAACGAGAATCGCGAGGGACGGGAAGGTCAAGCTCCACGCGAGCGTGCAGAACGCAGCGAACGCGGTGAAAAAGCTGAGCGCCCGGAGCGCAACAACCGTTCTAGCAAACCGCGCATCGAGGAAGACATCCAGAAACGCGAAGAACGTCAGCAGCGCCCAAGCCGTGGCGAACGTCAACCACGTGAAGAGCGCCAACGCCAAGAAGTACGTGCAGAACAAGCGCAAGAGTTGCTGGTAGCAACGGCAAGCGAAGCTGCTGTGACGGTTGAAGCAAACAATGCAGCAGAGAGCAATGGCGAGACACGCAATCGCCGCCGTCGTAGCCGTCGTGATCGTCGTGACCGCAATGATCGCAACCCTGCGGTTGCAGAAATCACAGCGAGCGCAGATGAAGTAAGCACCCCAGCATTTGTGCCTAATGAGGTGATTCTAGAGCAACAGGCTCAACAAGCTGCGGCTGCCACAATCGAGTCGGCGGTGACAACTTCAGCAGATGCCATAGCTGAAACGGCTGCGATCGCTGAAGTCACTGAAGCTGCCATCCCAACTCCGGCGACCACTGCAGTGGCTCCAGAAATTGCAACGACGAACAGCAACAACACGACAGCGCACGCAACTCTAGCCGACGCAGCAAGCGTGCAAGCTGAAGTAGCAGCAGAAAACGGCTCGGCAGAAGCCACACAAGCAGACAGTGTTGAAGTAGCTCCGACTGCAGAGAACATTACTGCGGTCGAGGCTGCGACTCCAACCCAAGCCGTAATTGCTGAAGCTACGCCAGTAGTAGCCGCCATTAGCGAAGAAGTGCAAATTGCGGTGCAGGCTGTGGTTGTAGACACCGTAAAAGCGGAGTTTGTCGTGGCTAGCCCAGCTGAAGTTGGCTTAACCCAAGTGGCCACCCGCGGCGATACACCTGCGGCAGCTACCCCAGTGATTGAGCCGGTACTGCCTCAACGTCGTCGCCGCAAAGATGTGCAAACCAATGCTGCGGATACTCCTGTAGCAGACGAGCCACTGCAATTGGTTGAAACTCGTAACAGCATTGCAGCAAGCGAGCCTATCGTCGTTGCACCAAGCACGACCCGCCGTCGCCGTAAAGATGTACTGGCAAATAGCACTGGCGAGCAAAATGCAGCAAGCCCACTCGCGCAAGTTGAAACCAAACAGTAA
- a CDS encoding HDOD domain-containing protein translates to MKLEEVFEQTHKLPTIPKVVQELIDSFSNEDIDIDTIAKKIALDQVITAKVLRLANSAHFGASRQIGSVQEAVVVLGFNTVRTLVVASGITGAFVATPGFDRKKFWKNSLQVATVAKWLAKPAKMNGEVAFTAGMIHNIGEMLIHIVAPEVAAKIDQFVENGAADRVALEDNNIGFDYVMVGEELARRWNFPVAIQQAIKYQNQPENQEPSDKLSAILNLAKVITHQQHESAANDAIAAAIPESVAQLAGLTQAGLAEKLDELADLSSGLDELIA, encoded by the coding sequence ATGAAATTGGAAGAAGTATTCGAACAGACCCATAAGTTACCCACCATTCCAAAGGTCGTCCAAGAGTTAATCGACAGCTTCAGCAATGAAGACATCGATATTGATACCATCGCCAAGAAAATTGCACTTGACCAAGTCATTACCGCCAAAGTTCTACGCCTAGCTAACTCAGCTCATTTTGGTGCTAGTCGCCAGATTGGTTCGGTTCAGGAAGCGGTGGTTGTATTAGGTTTTAATACGGTACGCACCCTCGTCGTGGCATCAGGTATTACTGGCGCATTTGTAGCCACCCCAGGTTTTGATCGCAAGAAATTCTGGAAAAACAGCCTGCAAGTTGCCACGGTCGCCAAATGGCTGGCTAAACCTGCCAAAATGAATGGCGAAGTAGCATTTACCGCGGGGATGATTCACAACATCGGTGAAATGCTTATTCACATTGTTGCACCAGAAGTCGCAGCTAAAATTGACCAATTCGTCGAAAATGGAGCCGCAGATCGCGTAGCGCTGGAAGACAATAATATTGGCTTTGACTACGTCATGGTGGGTGAAGAGCTCGCACGTCGCTGGAATTTCCCCGTAGCGATTCAACAAGCCATAAAATATCAAAATCAACCGGAAAACCAAGAGCCAAGCGATAAATTAAGCGCGATTCTAAACTTAGCCAAAGTAATCACCCACCAGCAACATGAGTCAGCGGCCAATGATGCCATTGCGGCGGCTATCCCAGAAAGTGTTGCACAATTAGCAGGCCTCACTCAGGCTGGCTTAGCTGAGAAATTAGATGAACTTGCCGATCTATCTAGTGGATTAGACGAGTTAATTGCGTAA
- a CDS encoding basic amino acid ABC transporter substrate-binding protein, translating into MLRTPFRFLTTALLAGMMLNAPAHAAKTYQVATDAAYAPFESLNEKKEAVGFDMDIMKAVAAKAGLQIKFVNTPWEGIFASLNNGDRDIVISAVTITPERKQSMDFSEPYFEAKQLIAVGQSSKATKLADLKGKKIGVQTGTTGDEVAQKLLGKTSPNIKRFESTPLAIQELQSGGVDAVIADNGVVVNYVSNNAKAKLKTIDDATFAKEYYGIVVKKGNKALLEQINKGLAAIKADGTYDKIYKQYFGK; encoded by the coding sequence ATGCTTCGCACCCCATTCCGCTTTTTAACTACTGCACTGTTGGCCGGTATGATGCTCAATGCTCCAGCGCATGCAGCAAAAACCTACCAAGTGGCCACCGATGCCGCTTATGCGCCTTTTGAATCATTGAATGAGAAAAAAGAAGCCGTCGGCTTTGACATGGACATCATGAAAGCGGTTGCGGCCAAAGCAGGCCTACAAATCAAATTTGTGAACACGCCATGGGAAGGTATTTTTGCTTCGCTCAATAATGGCGACCGTGACATTGTAATTTCTGCAGTAACTATCACCCCTGAACGTAAACAATCGATGGACTTCTCTGAGCCTTATTTCGAAGCCAAACAACTGATTGCCGTTGGCCAAAGTAGCAAAGCCACTAAACTGGCCGATCTAAAAGGCAAAAAAATCGGTGTACAAACTGGTACTACTGGCGACGAAGTGGCGCAAAAACTACTCGGCAAAACCAGCCCGAACATTAAACGCTTTGAATCTACCCCACTAGCTATTCAAGAATTGCAAAGCGGTGGTGTTGATGCCGTGATTGCCGATAATGGTGTTGTTGTTAATTACGTATCCAACAATGCCAAAGCCAAATTGAAAACCATCGATGATGCTACTTTTGCCAAAGAGTACTACGGCATCGTGGTGAAAAAAGGCAATAAAGCTTTGCTTGAGCAAATCAACAAAGGCCTAGCTGCAATCAAGGCTGATGGCACTTACGACAAAATCTACAAGCAGTACTTCGGCAAATAA
- a CDS encoding amino acid ABC transporter permease: MDFNQFWQHVQQAVPLLDNFQLQMVWEYRELFIDGIQMTLGITLIAVVLGTLIGLFAGMARLADVKHGPWKYPVRFLLRWPATAYVTFFRGTPLFVQILLTHFAVMPLLVHPDHGLILSGELASTLRQDYGAFLSGLVALTLNAGAYITEIFRAGIQSIAKGQFEAARSLGMTYGQTMRFIIVPQAFRRMLPPLGNEAIMLLKDSSLVSAIGLGELAYAARTVAGAYSRYWEPYLTISFIYLIMTLVLAAGVNHLEKRYQQSGGIH; this comes from the coding sequence ATGGATTTCAATCAATTTTGGCAACACGTACAGCAGGCTGTCCCGCTGCTAGATAATTTCCAACTGCAGATGGTGTGGGAATACCGCGAGCTATTTATCGACGGTATCCAGATGACACTGGGCATCACCTTGATTGCAGTGGTGCTTGGCACGTTAATTGGCCTATTTGCGGGTATGGCACGCTTAGCCGACGTAAAACATGGCCCGTGGAAGTACCCTGTACGCTTTCTACTGCGCTGGCCAGCAACAGCTTATGTAACGTTTTTCCGCGGCACACCGCTGTTTGTACAGATTCTACTAACCCACTTTGCGGTAATGCCGCTGCTGGTGCATCCAGACCACGGTTTGATTCTGAGTGGTGAGCTAGCATCCACCTTGCGACAAGACTATGGTGCCTTTCTTTCTGGTCTAGTGGCACTCACATTAAATGCAGGCGCGTACATCACTGAGATTTTTCGCGCAGGGATTCAATCGATCGCCAAAGGGCAATTTGAGGCGGCACGTTCGCTCGGCATGACCTATGGCCAAACCATGCGCTTTATTATCGTACCGCAAGCTTTCCGCCGAATGCTACCGCCACTCGGTAATGAAGCCATTATGCTGCTGAAAGATAGCTCATTGGTTTCTGCAATTGGTTTGGGTGAACTCGCCTACGCAGCAAGGACTGTGGCTGGTGCATATTCACGTTATTGGGAGCCCTATCTCACGATCTCATTTATTTACCTGATCATGACTTTGGTGCTCGCAGCGGGCGTGAACCACCTAGAAAAGCGTTACCAGCAAAGCGGTGGCATTCACTAA
- a CDS encoding LysR family transcriptional regulator, whose product MKFTLRQLEVFVAVGQGESVSRAAEQLKMSQSATSTALAELERQYEMRLFDRVGKRLQLNELGALLLPRAIELLDRAQSMDAMLSGQHGFGPLRVGATLTIGNYLATLLIGDFMRQHPGCRVSLAVHNTSMIVNQVVHFELDLGLIEGDCQHPDLIVLPWVADELVVFAAPQHPLAQQAKVTFDDLVKASWIVREQGSGTRQTFEFAMRHALSQLDIRLELEHTEAIKRAVESGLGIGCISRLALKDAFRRGSLVPLEVAGLDLGRQFHFVVHKQKYQTPSMGAFLELCKKATAGIARSDEIAMPYIP is encoded by the coding sequence ATGAAGTTCACCCTTAGGCAGTTGGAAGTGTTTGTCGCCGTTGGGCAAGGGGAGAGTGTGTCGCGTGCGGCTGAGCAATTGAAAATGTCGCAATCGGCGACCAGTACTGCACTTGCTGAGTTAGAGCGTCAATATGAAATGCGCTTGTTTGATCGGGTTGGTAAACGCCTGCAACTGAATGAGCTGGGGGCTTTATTGTTACCGCGCGCCATTGAGCTGCTCGATCGAGCGCAAAGCATGGATGCCATGCTCAGTGGTCAACATGGGTTTGGCCCGCTTCGCGTCGGGGCCACGCTGACCATTGGTAATTATTTAGCTACGTTATTGATCGGTGATTTTATGCGCCAGCATCCTGGTTGTCGCGTGAGCCTGGCTGTGCACAATACGTCGATGATTGTGAATCAGGTAGTGCACTTTGAGCTGGATCTAGGCTTGATCGAGGGTGATTGCCAGCATCCTGATTTGATAGTCTTGCCTTGGGTGGCCGATGAATTGGTCGTGTTTGCCGCCCCACAACATCCCTTGGCGCAGCAGGCCAAAGTGACATTTGATGATCTGGTCAAAGCTTCTTGGATTGTGCGTGAGCAAGGTTCGGGAACACGTCAGACGTTTGAATTTGCCATGCGTCATGCTCTGTCTCAGCTCGATATTCGGCTTGAGCTTGAGCATACCGAGGCCATTAAACGTGCCGTGGAATCTGGCTTAGGAATCGGCTGCATTTCGCGCTTAGCGCTGAAAGACGCGTTTCGTCGTGGCAGCTTAGTACCACTGGAGGTTGCTGGCTTGGATTTGGGCCGACAGTTTCACTTTGTGGTGCATAAGCAAAAATATCAAACTCCGAGCATGGGCGCATTTCTGGAATTATGCAAAAAAGCCACGGCAGGTATTGCACGAAGTGACGAAATTGCAATGCCCTACATACCTTAA
- a CDS encoding DUF1615 domain-containing protein, which produces MRRIFLFIAVSLLSACATQAPLAPSPLPSATPVAALPTPSVAPHSPSPAPLLSPTPSPVATPKASPKPQLSDAQGRVLIAQLLPPKIGDREGWIDDIHSAFSALKLAYTPEYVCALAATIEQESSWQGDPVVPGLPKIVWGAIEERAGKYHIPLIAVQTALLKPSPTGKSYKARIDSLRTEREMNDLFEDLAAEAKNLNLPLNMKNPIRTGGPMQVSVEFAQQHTQVWPYPYPRKGSIRSEVFTRRGGVYFGAAILLQYPAPYTDMVYRFADFNAGRYASRNAAFQQVVSQLSGKELVEDGDLLSYSNGVPTGTSSVQSALYAVAASLGMSRDEILRDLKQEKLVGFAQTELYQKVYALAEKGGKRWPRASMPQIDLKSPKITRKLTTEWFANRVKGRYETCMKRL; this is translated from the coding sequence ATGCGTCGGATTTTTCTGTTTATTGCCGTTTCATTGCTCAGTGCGTGCGCTACACAAGCGCCCTTGGCGCCTAGTCCGCTGCCAAGCGCAACGCCTGTCGCAGCTTTGCCGACGCCCAGCGTTGCACCGCACAGCCCTAGCCCTGCACCATTGCTCAGCCCTACGCCTAGCCCTGTCGCTACGCCAAAGGCTAGCCCCAAGCCTCAGCTTTCTGACGCGCAGGGACGCGTGCTGATCGCACAACTATTACCGCCCAAGATCGGAGATCGTGAAGGCTGGATAGATGATATTCACAGTGCATTTAGCGCACTCAAGCTTGCCTACACGCCAGAATATGTGTGCGCATTGGCGGCTACGATTGAGCAAGAGTCGAGCTGGCAAGGTGATCCAGTCGTTCCTGGTTTGCCAAAAATTGTTTGGGGCGCCATCGAAGAGCGCGCAGGTAAATATCATATTCCACTGATTGCGGTGCAAACGGCACTGCTGAAGCCATCACCTACGGGGAAAAGCTACAAGGCGCGGATCGACAGCTTGCGTACCGAGCGGGAAATGAATGATTTATTCGAGGATTTGGCGGCCGAAGCCAAAAACCTGAATTTGCCACTGAATATGAAAAACCCGATTCGTACTGGTGGGCCAATGCAGGTGAGTGTTGAGTTTGCCCAGCAGCACACACAGGTGTGGCCGTATCCTTATCCGCGTAAAGGGAGCATCCGTAGCGAAGTATTTACCCGCCGTGGTGGGGTGTATTTTGGTGCAGCCATTCTGTTGCAATATCCCGCGCCCTATACTGATATGGTGTATCGCTTTGCTGATTTTAATGCTGGTCGTTACGCGAGCCGTAATGCTGCATTTCAGCAGGTAGTTTCACAGCTTAGCGGTAAAGAGTTGGTCGAGGACGGTGATTTACTTAGCTACAGTAATGGGGTGCCAACAGGCACCAGCAGCGTGCAGTCGGCTTTGTATGCCGTGGCGGCTAGTTTGGGAATGAGTCGTGATGAAATCTTGCGTGATCTGAAGCAAGAAAAACTAGTTGGCTTTGCGCAAACCGAGCTTTACCAAAAAGTATATGCCTTGGCCGAAAAAGGCGGTAAACGCTGGCCGCGTGCCAGCATGCCGCAAATTGATCTAAAAAGCCCCAAAATCACGCGCAAGCTAACCACCGAATGGTTTGCTAATCGAGTGAAAGGCCGCTACGAAACCTGCATGAAACGCCTATGA
- the infA gene encoding translation initiation factor IF-1, which yields MSKEDVVEMEGVVAEVFPDTRFRVTLTNGIEITAYASGKIRQNHIRIIAGDRVTVEMSPYDLTKGRVTFRHKDERGGAPTGGNFRRR from the coding sequence ATGTCAAAAGAAGACGTTGTTGAAATGGAAGGTGTTGTGGCCGAGGTATTCCCGGACACTCGCTTTCGTGTAACTCTGACTAATGGTATAGAAATCACGGCCTACGCTTCAGGTAAGATTCGTCAAAACCATATCCGTATTATCGCGGGCGACCGTGTTACTGTTGAAATGTCACCGTATGACTTGACCAAAGGTCGCGTCACTTTCCGTCACAAAGACGAACGCGGCGGCGCACCAACAGGTGGCAACTTCCGCCGTCGCTAA